A window of Vidua macroura isolate BioBank_ID:100142 chromosome 4, ASM2450914v1, whole genome shotgun sequence genomic DNA:
gcccccccccgccccgacagggccccgcggcggcggcggcggctgcgcccCGGCCTCGCCGCTCTGGGCGCTGGAGGAACTCGCCAGTAAAACCttccaggggctggagctgggaatgctgcaggcgGCCGGAGGTAccggggccggggggctgcCGGGGCGGAGGGGCTccgccgggagcggggcggccACCGGGAACCGGGCACCGGGCAGGTGGCGGGGCTGGAGGGCGGTGGGGAGGCCGTGGCGAGGACAGGGACGCCCCTCGTCCCCGTCCCGGGAAGTTTCCTCATTGTCCCTGAGGGGCGAGCGGGGCTGCGAGGCCCGAGAAGCCGCCGGTGCTCGGccgggacagcggggacacgcGGCAGCCTCAGTCCGAAGGGAGGGAGAAGTCCCGGGGCCGAACACAAGGAACCGGAACGAGCCCCGGCCCCGGTGAGCCGCCACAGGCACCGAGGCACCGGAGCTCCGGGAGAATCGGCCGCTCCCGGGGCCGGCAGTTTTACCGGGAGCCGCGGGACCGGGAGGTGGATCGGCGCCGCCGAGTCGTGACCGTGACCGTGACCGAGCGCGGGGGCCGAGCGGTGGATCGGGCCCGCCGGCAACGGAAACCCGGTACCGGCCCCGAGCCTCAGGGGGACGGCGGCTCCGTCCGGGGCTTggcctgctggagcagccctgtaCCGGCGGGGTCCGACGGCCGCTCACGGACGGGGACGAACCGGCCCCACATCCACCGAGCTCGGCCGAAACGGGAGGACGGGCGGAAACCGACAGCCAGCACGGCGCCTCCGGGAATGAAAAAATCCGTTACTGGGTTGGAGAGGCGGACGCGGACGGACAGATCGAGTCTCCGGGATTAACGGAAAATCCCTCAGACGGAGGGACACACGGACCGGCAAAGCACGGCGTCGCCGGGAATGAATAAAACCGTTACCGGGACAGCCAGACCGACGCGGACAGACCGAAAAAGGCTCCGgtaattaaagcagaaaaacGATTCCCGTCCCTTACTGAGACGGACAGAGAGAGTCTCCGTGATTAacgtggaaaaaaaaaaaaatattaccgGGACGGACAGAACGACAGTCACGGCAGAGCAGTGTGCCGGTAATTAACGGATACGATTGGGCACAACGCGATTCACGCCGGTAACGAAAAACCCTTTGGACAGACGGACACGGACCGCTAGATCAGCCCTCCCGTGAGTAACCGAACCTTCGTTACCGATCGGACAGATGAACGAGGATGGAGCCAGACTCCGGTAATTAacgggggggaaaaaaaatccctaattACGGAGAGTCGCTCCGGTAATTAAGGAACCATAGCGGGCAGACAGACGGACAGATAGAGCAGCGATCCTGTGATTAACGAATAAACCAACTCGTTAATGGGCGGACAGACGAACAGAACGAGGATGCCTCGGGCTCCCGGTTTTAAGGTAAAAACCCTCGTTATCTGACGGACGGTCACGGCATGGAACGAAATAAGTGAGCGAAAATATCCCATTACCGGGTGGACAGACGGACAGGAACGGGGGcgaagaaaatcttttttccGGGACGGACAGACGGGCAAAAACGGGGCCGATCGGAGCTCCCGGAATTAAGGTAAAAAGGCCCGTTACCGGACGGACATATCGATAGAAAATGGATcggaaaaaaaagaaaaaaaaaccaaccaaaaccaccGAAACAAACCGTTACCGGGTCATCAGACAGACAAAAAAGGGAACGATAGAGGCTCCCGGGCGGAGGTAAATTCCCGTTACCGGCCAGACGGAAGGACAGACACGGGATTAATAAAAATGAACGAAAAAAAGCCCCGTTGCCGGCCAGAAAAACACGGGAGCGATCGGGGTTCCCGGAGCGGGCGTGAAGCTCCGGTACCGGCCGGACAGATGGACACGGCAGAGCGGGGATCTCGGAATTAACAAAACCCGGTCGCGAACCGGCCGCGGGTAACGGCGGAACGAGCCGGGACTGGCGGACAGACGGAGGTGCCGGTAATTCAGGTAAAACCTCGTTACCGGGACGGACCCACCGACACAGCCGGGACAGCCCAGGGCTTCCGTGATGAACGAAAACGCCTCTTCGCTGCGACGGAAGGACGGACTGACCACGGAGAGATCAGGGCTCCCGGAGCGGGGGTAAATCCCCGTTACCGAGAGGGACGGACGGACAGAAACGGGGCCGATCGGGGCTCTGAGAGTGGAGGGGAAGCCCCGTTACCGGACTGAGGGACGAACGCGGCATCGATCAGGTTTTCGTGACCTCGGTAAAGCCGTGCTACCGGGACGGACCCACGGACTCGGCCAGGACCGCCGGGGGCTCTTCTGCTGAACAAGGAGTGAGTCCGCGCTGCGAGAGAGCCCGGGAGCCACGGCTGTTACCGGGGGACGCACGGCCCGAGCGAGCCGCGTTATCGAGAGGCGGATCGGTGCCACCGGCAGCGGCGGGGCTGGAACGGACCGGGGGCCGGAGCGGAAAGGAGATCGGGACAGCGATCGGGATCCCGCCGGCGGCGTGGAGCCGTGCCCGGGGTGGCGATCCACGTCTCGCCGGGGGTTCTCTAGGTCGCTAAGGGCAGCAGCGACCGCACCGGCACCGGGAGAGGCGTCGGGGTCGAATCTGCGGATCAGCACGGCCTCGGTTCTCCTGGAATCCTAGAGAAGAAGGATCCCGGTTCTCTATCGAGGCTCCCGGCTTCGTTCCTGcccgccggagccgccgccggcgGGACACGGGTGTATCAGCCCCGGTCGCAACGGGGGCGACTCCGACACGACCGCGGCCGCTGTAGAACGATGACTCCCGGTTTCTGGCGCCGGCCGCGGTTCGGTTTGCTCCGCTGGGTTGGGCACGACTCGTCTGCCTTCGGTTCGATATGGCCGGTTCGTCTCCGTTCGACCGGGAGTCGGCGGGGCCGGGACGCACCCGCAGGGCTCGGCGGGGCCGGTGCGGCTGCAGTTACCGGTGCCCCGGCACTGCTGTGCCCACAGGTCGGGACCCGCAGTGCTCGGAGCGGGTCCCGGTGCGTGTACCGGTGTCTTTGACCTGACGCCGCTGCCCCCGCAGGTCGAGGCCCGCGGTGCTCTGCGCGGCTCGGCGGTGCCGGTGCTCTCGGGGTCCCCGTGCCGGTAGCCTGCCCCACAAACCCTTCCCCGCCGGGCATCCCGGTGCCGCTGCGGTTCCCGGTGCCGTTACCGATGCGATGCCCCGCACCCGCAGGCACTTCACAGCCGGGGGCCGCTCCCCGGTGCGGGTCCCGGTGCTGCTCCCCGGTCTCCGTGCCCTAACCCCGCTGTCTCCGCAGGTCCGTCCCCGCCGGGCGCCTCGGGCCCGCGCCCTCCCTGCAGGAAGCGTCGCAAGTCCCGGACCGCGTTCACGGCGCAGCAGCTGCGGGAGCTGGAGCAGCGATTCCGGCGGCAGCGCTACCTCTCCCCGGTGGACCGGGACGCGCTGGCGGCGCGGCTGGCGCTCTCCGCCGCCCAGGTCATCACCTGGTTCCAGAACCGCCGCGCCAAGCTCAAGCGGGACCTGGAGGAGCTGCGGGCGGACGTGGCCTCGCTGCAAGCGCTGCCCCCCGccgccctgcagcagctggcgGGGCTGCCCGAACCCCCGGGGGCTCCCGGTACCGGCACCGGGACCACAGAGCCCGCCGAGCTCTCGGAGGAGGAGATCGACGTGGCGGACTGAGCCGAGCacgctcggctccgttcggaTCCACTGGGACCGAGACTGCTCCGTTCGGATCCACGTGGCTCCACTCGGGCCGGCTCGGCCGAGTTCGGATTCACTCGGGTCCGAGACTGCTCCGTTCGGATCCGCCGGACTCCGTTCGGCTCCGTCCGGGTGCACTCGGGTCCGTTCGGAGTGACTCGGCCCCGCCGCACCCGCTCGGCTCGGTTCGGAAAGGAGCCGAGCCCAGCCCCGCCCCCTCGGTGCACCCTTTTgcggctttttttttgttcgtCTTTccattgttttggttttttttttaattttattttctatcgGCCCCCGGTGTAAATATTTGCAATAAAGGCAACACCTTAATATGGACCCCAGAGACCTCCACCCCCCACTTTTTTTCCGGGCGAGCACCTCCCACCGCGGgcattaatttgttttaacCGGTGATTAATTACCGGCTGCGGccgcccctgcccccctcaATTTGCATATTAATCAAATTGTATTTGATCTCACGCCTGTCACACCCTCCCCTCAAGCTCCTGTCACCAACCAGTGACATTAAGGGGGGGTGGAGACCCCCCCTCGCTGTCCCCCGGGGCTGGAGTGACACGGGGAGTGacgggggacagagggggacacGCGAGGGAGAGGGGTGGCAGGGAGGCTGAAGGCCACCGGCCCAAAACAAGGCCAGAGAGCAAAAGAAATCTcagctttattaaaaaactCAACTTGGTACAAATCCCTGAGGGGCCTCGGGGAACAGCCCAGGCCCAACCCCTCAGCACACCCCAGCAGCCCCAAGGCACGAGAGGGAGACATTCCCACCCCTGGCAGTGGGGGGACAAGGCACAGGCAGGTACAGGCAGGTGAGGGGGGGGGGCTGCCAGGGGCCCCCCCAACAGAGCAGGGTCAACTGAGCAGCCCCCTGGGGGTGGCCTTGCCCTTGGCACGGGGCATGGGGGCCGGGGTGGCGTGGGCCGGGTGCTTGAGTTGCAGCAACAGCTTGCTGCCCTCCAAGGTGGCACCCTGGGGACAGAAGGAGCTGGCACCGGGACAGGTcccctgtggggacagggtgtCCCAGGGCCACCCGAGAGGTGGAGGGGGGTCCCACAAGTTCCCCCAGCTCACCTGCATGGCCCTGAAGGCCTCCTCGGCCTCTGCTTTCCCGCAGAAGTTGATGAAGGCGCAGTGGCGGCCCGGGAGCAGCCGCACGGAGCGGATCTCCCCAAACCTGGGGGGCACAGACCCCCAAATGTAGGGGGGCAACAGTTAGAGATTGCTAAATGGGGAGGTGGAGGGTTAGAGACCCCCAAACCTGCAGGGTCAGAGACTCTCAAACATGCAAAGCAAGGTTTGCCAACCCCCaacagctggggaagggtgAAAGACTCCCAAAGATGGAGACTGAGACACCCCCAAGTCTCCAGAATGGGGGAACAGAGACTCCCAAACCTGAGGAGGAACAGTTAAAGACACCCCAAGCTGTGGGACAGAGACCTCCCAAACCTGTGGGTGGTGTGTGAGTCAGACACTACTCCCCAAGCATCCCTTGCAGGTCAAAACCACCAGAGAATGAGGATAGAGACAGAGCTGGGGAGCTTGGGGGGtcaccagggctgtgccaggggcttggggtcctggaggaggagaggtCCTGGGGGTCACTCACCGGCCGAAGGCACGACGCAGCACCTTCTCGTTGATGTGGGAGGTGACGTTGCCCACCCAGAGCGGGAAGCAGTCCCTGCCAAGAGCCATCCTGGTGTcatcagagccagcactgccccgCTCTGGGCCCCCCCTCCCAAATCACCAGAGCCCCGTACCTGGCGGGGTGGCTCGGTGGCAGTGTTGGGAAGTCACTGGCGACAGCAGGTGCCCGTTCCGGGTCTTTTCTGGAGGTCCTGGCACTGCCTCCCGTCACACTTTTGTCACCTGTGTCCTGGCAGCTCCCGGTTGCCCATCCTGCTGCCGAGGGGCCAAAGGGGTTCAGCAcccactggggacacagggatacCCCCGGGGTCCCCCCAGCCCACCCACCCCTGTCCCTTACCAGGGAGAAACAGCGGCTCCTTAGCCTTGAGCAGGaaaggggacacggggacgccCCCGGGGCGGCTGCACTGctgtgaggggacaggggtgaGGTGTGGggggcacagcaggacagggggCAGGGGGTAGGGGATTGGGAAAGGGGGGGgtctcacctgcagcagggcccTGCAGGCCTCCAGCTGCGTGGCTGCCTCAGCATAGGCcccgtcctgcagcagcagctcctcgaAGGTGCGCGCGGCCTCGGCGTAGCGCTGGGGGCCGGAGGGCACCTGCGACCCCCTGCCAGGCCCCACAGGCACCCCGCACCCCCCACCCAGCCCAAATGGCACCTCAAAGCCTCACTGACATCCCCCAGCGCAGCCCTACCCCGCCCCAATAACACCCTGCAGCACCCCCAGTGCCCTGCCCAGTCCTCCCAGGCCCAACTCACAAATAATGTGACCAGCCCCACCCCTCAGCCACTGCACCCTACAGCTCCTCCagtgccccacagcccccacccAGACCCACTCGCACCCctcagccccctgcccagcccagcagcattTCAAACCCCCCAGTTTGTCTCCAACACCACCCCACAGCACCCTTCAGCCATCCTGAAAGCCCCATCCTTGCTCCTAGAACGCACCCAGCCATGGCACCCACCTCCTGCAGTCCTCCCCCCCAGGACTCCAGCCCCCTGCACAGTCCCTGGAGCCCCCCTCCCAGGTACCTGAAGCCCCCGCAGGGCCTTGCCCTTGCGGAAGGAGCCCTTGGGCCAGCCCGGCCGCAGCGCCAGCGCCGCCTCCGCGTCCGCCAGCGCCTCCTCGTACCGgcccagcttctccaggcagtAGGAGCGGTTCCCCAGGAAGCTGTGGGGATGGGGGGTGTCACTGAGGCCTGTCCCTCCCACCCCAGGAGCCCTGACTCACCCCAAAGCCCCTCTGCTCACCGGTGTTCCCGGGGGTTCAGCTCCAGGGCGACGGTGAAAGCCCAAACCGCCTCGGTGTGCTGGCCCATCTGGGCTGCCTCGATGCCATGGCctggggaggtgacacagggagGGACAgtccccccagcacagcccctctgagctggggagaagcagggagagcccccagtgccctcccctCGCCTCTCTGGGGGTCCCTGCACTGACCTGCAAGCGCCAGGCTCTGCTCTAAcgtgctggggctgggtggcctgggctggaggggctggggggacacagcTCTCTCCACAggcttcccccttcccttctctggcACCTTCCTGCTTGGCTCCACGTTCTGTGTCCCGGGGGATTGGTCACTGCCCGGGGGAGGCAGCCTGACCCCTGCCTTCTCCCGTGCTTTGCAGACAAAAGTGCAGCTCAggtccagctcctcctggggaagcagggagggatgggcaggcagagccctgggacccccccatCCCCAGATGGTCCCCCTGGGGAGACTGTCCCTCACCTCTGTCACCGCTGTGTCCTCTGGCACAGGCTCCTCCGAGGGGACTGTGGAGTCCCCAGGGCACGGGGAGGGCTCTGGGCAGCATCCCTCATCCTCAGCACCATTTGAGGAAGGCCCAGCGCCTGCAGGGACACTTGAGGGGCTCTGCAAGGAGAGGGAGGGGGTGAGGTGACAGGGCTAAGGGGTGCTGGCTGGCCCCCCACCTCTGGGCACCCCCAGAACGGCACAAGGGGTCTGGACTGGTCACTCACTGGGTCAGCGTTCTCTTTGTTCTTCTGCTCTTGACCCAGTTTCTCCCGTTTCTTTCGGTCTTTTTGTTTCTGGAAAGGGAAAGCATAGACTCATGAGCAGGCATCAGGTAGAGAAATGCAGTCCCAGCACCCTCAGTAACACAATCCCCGATCTCAGGGACCTGCTGGCTGCACCCCAAGAAGAGGCAGTGACCCCCATGAGACTCACAAGCAGGTGTCAGGCAGAGAAATGCAGTCCCAGCACCCTCAGCCACGCGATCCCCGATCTCAGGGACCTGCTGGCTGCACCCCAAGAAGAGGCAGTGACCCCAGTCCCCAGGGGCTGGCTGTGGCCCTTCCCAGGGCTCACCCAccttcttcttcagcttcttcttCTCTGCCTTCCTCTTGGCCCgctcctcctctgccaccagctcctgcGCGTTCTTCTCAGCTTCCTGCAGGAGGGACGCCCAGAGTCAGGACGGCCCCGGGGCCACGAGGTGGGACCCTCCAGCCcctgggggacagcagagggaCTGCCCACCTCTGCCGTGAGCCAGGTGCGGCAGGGCGTGGGCAGCCGGTGCAGCCGCGCCTCCAGGGCGGTGGGAGAGGTCcgggggagctgctggggcgGCTCCGAGCACAGGAAGGACTTGCGGAAGCCGCAGTAGCTGTAGGGAACGGCCCCCTCCGCGACGGGAACGTCCAAGAACCGCAAACCTGCGTCGAGCTCATCCTCGTCGTAGTCGTAATCGTCGCCATCGTCGTCGTCATCCCCCAGCCCGCAGTAATCCACGCTGGGGTCTGGCAGGAGAACGGGGTGTGTGAGGAGCAGTCACCGGATCCCGGCAGTCCTCACCCCGTTGCCCCCTCACGGAGCACGGGGACCCCCGGTAGCCCCCGCCGCACTCACCGTCGTCCCAGAGCAGACACACCTCCCCCGCCTTGTACTGAATCACTGTCTGGGAGCGGCCCTGCGACGGCACCGGCAGGTCGGCGAAGCTGCACATAGGGTGCCGGGGGCAGAAGGGCGCTGTGGGAAGCAGAAACAGCCATGAGCCGGCGGAGGCGGAACCGAAACCGAGCCTCGTTCTGGGCTCCCACCCCGGCGGCCCCCCCTCCGCCACGGCCCGTACCGCCGCTCCAGCCAGCGGGGCCGAGCGTACAGCCCCAGGGGCAGGCAGCGGGAGCAGGCCCGAAGCCGCAGCCGCCCAGTCCGGGCCCGTCCTGCTCCCGCGTCCCGCCCGAGCCCCGCATCGCcaccggccgccgccgccgcgcctcAGAATTGCATCACGGGCCTACCGGAAAAACGTCACGGCGCCGGTTGAAGCCGCCCGGCCGCCATGTTGGATGCGGGCAGGACGGCGGCCCGCAGGGCCCTCACGGAGCGGGACCGGCGCTTCACATCCTCTCTCGCCGTCCCAGCCTGCCCCAAGGCCGTGGGCTCGGCCGCCCCCCGCCACTCGTCACGCCGGGCCCCTCCTGGCGGCCGGCTTGGCCCAGCCCCCCGGATTAGCCAGGGCGCGGCCTTAAGCCTCTTTGCTGCCGCCGCCCCCGGCATGGCTCGGCATGGACGCCGGCGGCGCTGAGCGGCGCGGCGaagagctctgcctgcaggtgaGGCCGCTCGGGGCAGCGGGGGCTCGGACAGCACTCAcggggcagcggcggggccAGGCCGGTAACGGAATGGGCAGGGGGGCACCgggcccaggctgtgctgcGTCTCCATGGCAACGGCACAGGGGGCGGGGCGGAGGTGTGGCCAAACGTGGCGAGCTCTGGCCAGGGGCGTGGCCACAGCGGGAGCAAGGTGTAGGTGTGGCTATGGGGCGTGGTCAGTGTGCCAGTGGGCGGGGTCACGAGTGGCCCCGCCCGTCGCCCCGGCCCGGGGGTCCTGAGCCCCCTGTACCCCTCCAGGTGGGCGACGCCGGCCTGGGCGgcctcatcctgctgctgctgacgGCCCGGCCGGGACCGGGCGATGGGGCTGCCCGCGGGGAGCCCCCCGAACCCGGTGAGACcccccgggggctgcggggaccACAACGGCATGTGGTGTTTTGGGGGGCTGCGGGGATCCTGATGGGGTGCGTGGTCCTGGGGGGAGTGTGAAGGACCCTAACGGGGTGCAGGGTCCTTGGGGGGGCATTGATGGCATGTGGTGGACTGTGGGGACCCCAATGGGCTGTGGGGTCCTGGGGGAACTGTGGGGAACCTTACAGGGTCCCGGGGGTCTTAGGGTTACGGTGGCCGTGGGGCAGTGATGGGGCGATGCAGGTGCTGCCCCACAGCAAGGTACTTCAGACTGGGGGTCCCTACCCTCCACCATGGTCGCTTCCCCATCCTGAGGGTCCTGTGCCCCCCAGGCGGGTCGCGGGGGCCCCTGGCACGCTCCTTGCAGCGGGCAGAGGCCATGCTGCGCAGTGTCACCCCGGGACTGCGCCGCCTGCTGTCCCCGCGGTCGAGCCGGCGCGGTGACGGcgatgaggatgatgaggaggatgaggatgaagcAGCGTCCATCGTGGTCCCGCTGGAGCAAAGCTTCCCAGGGCTGCGCCGCCGCCTCTGCGTCTGGGAGGACCCTCGCACCGAGACTTTCCTGGGGTACGTGCGGCCCCATCCCAGCGGCGCCGGTGACTTTACTGAGGACGCCGTGCGGCGGCGCGTGGCGGAGCGGGGAGCGACCCTGCACGCCCTGCTGCAGCACCGCCACCAGCTCCGCCTGGCCCGCGACTTCACCCGACGCCTCAAGGCCTCCTCCGACTTCCTGCGGCGGCTGCtggcgccgccggggcccggAGAGCCCGGGGACCCCGCGCCGGCTCCGCgggagctgtgcctggagctgcGGGCGCACGCGGGGCACTGGGCCGCGCTGCTGCGGCGGCTGCGGACGGACGCGTGGCTGCGGGTGCTGCCGCAGCGCCGGGGCGAGGCCGTGCTGCACATGCGGtgggcgctgctgctgcccgcGCTGATGGCCACGCGCCTCACCGGGCGACGCATCGAGGGACGGCTGCGGGAGCTCGGCCGCCCCGGCACCCCCGTCCCGGCCTCTGAGTGCCTGGCTGACCTCTTCCAGGGCCTGGAGATCTACAACCGCGtggtgcaggggctgctggaggagctgggccCCGAGGTGAAGGTCCCCGGCGCCTTCACGCTGGGTGGGGTGCTGCGGCTGCTGGCGGCCGAgcgcgggccgggccgtggcCCAGAGGCTCCGGCCCCTCCTGTGGCCCCAGAGTGGGACCATCAGGGATGGACGCATCCGCTGGGAGGACGTGGCGGTGCCGTGGCCACCAGGGCACGATGCGGCGGAGACGGGCACGGGGGTGGACACGGAACCTTCCGGAGCAGAGGCGCCAGCAGCGCTGGCGGCTGAGCTGCAGGCACTGTGCCAGGAGGACGAGGAGCTGATGGGACACGTTCTCGGGGCGCTGGTGGCCTCAGCTGACAGCCTGTGGCAACCGGTGCTGTCAGAGAGCCCCGAGCCCCCGGGGCTGCGGCCGGGCAGCGCGGGTGGCTGGAAGGCCGTGCGGTGGCTGGACGCCGCCCGCGGCCCCGTGGCTGCCACCCTGAGTGCCCGGTACCGCCAGCTCCTCTGGGAGGCTGTGGCAGCCGTGCTGGCAGACGGCCCCGGCACCCCTCCTGCCACCCCCAGTGCCACCGTCACCGCGGCGTGGGAGCTGAGCCGCGCGCTCGCTGTCGGTATGTGGGGGTACAGGGGGTGTGGGGCTCCACCCGGAGCCCCACCCTGAGCCCCgctgtgtccccacagcccgTGTGCCCGCTGAGTGCcgggaggagctgggggggctctgcctGCGCCTGCTGTGCCGCAGCGtcctctgcagctgggacacGGGTATGGGGGGCTGGGGGACCAcagggaggggtgcagggtgtgGGCTCTGGGGTAAAAGGTGGGGGGCAGGATGTGGGGCAGTTGGTGGATATGGGGTGAGGGAGTGGGGGAATGCTAAGAAGGGTTGGATATGGGGTGTGGGGTGAAAGCGGGGGATGTTGGGGCTTTCTGACTGTTTCTCCTCCAGATTTTACCCGTGctctgggctcagggctgtCAGACAAGTGCTTGGAGGCGCCAGGGGGGCCCCCGGGGCCGGGGTGCAGCCGCACGGCCCAGCAGCTCCGGTGCCTCTTCCCGGCCCTGGCGCTGGCCCTGCGCTGCCTGCGCCTGCTGCCCGCCCGCCCTCATGGTGAGAGGGGTCTGGGGCGGGGGGCAGCTGGGTCTGGGGGTGCTCTCTGTGCTGACCCCCACCCGCAGCTCCCCCCGGGGGTCTCTGCCTGCggctgcaggtgctgggccGGTGCCTGGCGGCGGTGGCGGCCGCCCACGCGTGGCTgacgggccgggccgggcggtaCCTGGCGGCCTGGGCGCTGCCTCAGTTCCTGCTGCTCACCCAGGGAGACCTGCAGgtacagggacacagcaggcaCGGGGGTCTGGGGgcacacagcagggctggactCACTCCACCTGCTGCCC
This region includes:
- the CCDC142 gene encoding LOW QUALITY PROTEIN: coiled-coil domain-containing protein 142 (The sequence of the model RefSeq protein was modified relative to this genomic sequence to represent the inferred CDS: deleted 1 base in 1 codon) encodes the protein MDAGGAERRGEELCLQVGDAGLGGLILLLLTARPGPGDGAARGEPPEPGGSRGPLARSLQRAEAMLRSVTPGLRRLLSPRSSRRGDGDEDDEEDEDEAASIVVPLEQSFPGLRRRLCVWEDPRTETFLGYVRPHPSGAGDFTEDAVRRRVAERGATLHALLQHRHQLRLARDFTRRLKASSDFLRRLLAPPGPGEPGDPAPAPRELCLELRAHAGHWAALLRRLRTDAWLRVLPQRRGEAVLHMRWALLLPALMATRLTGRRIEGRLRELGRPGTPVPASECLADLFQGLEIYNRVVQGLLEELGPEVKVPGAFTLGGVLRLLAAERGRAVAQRLRPLLWPQSGTIRDGRIRWEDVAVPWPPGHDAAETGTGVDTEPSGAEAPAALAAELQALCQEDEELMGHVLGALVASADSLWQPVLSESPEPPGLRPGSAGGWKAVRWLDAARGPVAATLSARYRQLLWEAVAAVLADGPGTPPATPSATVTAAWELSRALAVARVPAECREELGGLCLRLLCRSVLCSWDTDFTRALGSGLSDKCLEAPGGPPGPGCSRTAQQLRCLFPALALALRCLRLLPARPHAPPGGLCLRLQVLGRCLAAVAAAHAWLTGRAGRYLAAWALPQFLLLTQGDLQVLKAEAEQLMVQVSGTFPEPGDIPGDSPPEPPPSPGSPWELQLCGQIRDVANSIQLFSGDVLWMFSTSCKRLSAEIFDQTMPLGRHWRLGPRAELPSSPSAYAAAAVQAVLGQVLQGAQALPHDAQVPTLARVTTAFLEAWMDHILTRRIKFSLQGALQLRRDFEAVRELVCSERSGLAPEARQALRALCVFRHTDAAVRCLLQQPGGLGGPPRGWGSLRRCCSDEGAHPLEQSMDPLPGLDPLEGPGQIPGTPPLAPEADLPSRPESPFPGSQQQWLSLRLHRARRWRVPGLPCVGNSPEG